From Salminus brasiliensis chromosome 21, fSalBra1.hap2, whole genome shotgun sequence, a single genomic window includes:
- the LOC140542963 gene encoding aerolysin-like protein, which produces MSFLVPLQMIGGKGGGDFDFDGIKNGATLQKIWVWVGGWQVKSIRVWLTDGRSMQFGNPSGSYSEFTFQDGEHFTSLSLWGNGAGTRLGAIKFKTNRSREFFAHMTEWGLKTEYPIDTGSGICMGVTGRAASDIDCLGFVFINSIKSTVLKNVTYPTLHQVIPNITVEEIKSLTYDNKSTVTQEYKIETSKTISKKSSWSVTNKMESNFNMEVKAGIPDVVEVTAGFGFTVGTESSYGLENTEEKTELLSFPVQVPSGKTVDVSITIGRATIDLPYTGTVQMTCYNGSVQQFQTNGVYKGLTYTSAKTVVKESQKLL; this is translated from the coding sequence ATGTCATTTTTGGTGCCTCTCCAAATGATTGGTGGGAAAGGAGGTGGTGATTTTGATTTTGATGGCATTAAAAATGGAGCCACACTGCAGAAGATATGGGTGTGGGTTGGTGGCTGGCAGGTAAAATCCATCAGGGTCTGGCTTACTGATGGTCGGTCCATGCAGTTTGGAAATCCCAGTGGGAGTTATTCAGAATTTACTTTTCAAGATGGAGAGcactttacctctctctctctctggggaaACGGAGCTGGAACACGTCTAGGTGCCATCAAATTCAAGACAAATCGCTCCCGGGAGTTCTTTGCACACATGACAGAATGGGGGCTGAAGACCGAATACCCCATTGATACTGGCTCTGGGATCTGCATGGGAGTAACAGGAAGAGCAGCGTCAGATATTGATTGCTTAGGTTTTGTGTTCATTAACTCCATCAAGTCTACTGTGCTGAAGAATGTGACGTATCCCACACTCCATCAGGTGATACCGAACATCACTGTTGAAGAAATTAAGTCGCTGACCTATGACAACAAGTCTACTGTCACACAAGAATACAAAATAGAGACTTCAAAAACTATCTCCAAGAAGTCCTCCTGGTCGGTGACCAACAAGATGGAATCCAACTTCAACATGGAAGTGAAGGCAGGAATTCCAGACGTTGTGGAAGTAACAGCTGGATTCGGTTTCACAGTGGGAACGGAAAGCTCATATGGTTTAGAGAATACCGAGGAGAAAACCGAGCTGCTGTCTTTCCCCGTTCAGGTTCCTTCAGGGAAAACTGTGGATGTATCCATCACAATCGGCCGAGCCACAATTGATCTCCCCTACACTGGCACAGTCCAAATGACCTGCTACAACGGCAGCGTCCAGCAGTTTCAAACCAATGGAGTCTACAAGGGCCTGACCTACACCAGTGCAAAAACAGTGGTGAAAGAATCCCAAAAGCTGCTGTAA